From Daucus carota subsp. sativus chromosome 6, DH1 v3.0, whole genome shotgun sequence, the proteins below share one genomic window:
- the LOC108226948 gene encoding glutamate synthase [NADH], amyloplastic isoform X4 — protein MRVLGHNGEINTLRGNVNWMKAREGLLKCRDLQLSKNEMKKLLPIVDASSSDSGSFDGVLELLIRAGRSLPEAIMMMIPEAWQNDKNMDPERKDLYEYFSALMEPWDGPALISFTDGRYLGATLDRNGLRPGRFYVTHSGRVIMASEVGVVDIPPEDVSRKGRLNPGMMLLVDFEKHVVVDDEALKQQYSKARPYGKWLERQKITLKNIVESVRESDRVCPPIAGVMQASNNDDNMENMGLRGLLAPLKAFGYTIESIEMLLLPMAKDGVEALGSMGNDAPLAVMSNREKLIFEYFKQMFAQVTNPPIDPIREKIVTSMECMVGPEGDLTETTEEQCHRLSLKGPLLSIDEMQAIKKMNYRGWRSKVLDITYSKERGGNGLEETLDRICLEAHNAIKEGYTTLVLSDRAFSPNRVAVSSLLAVGAVHQHLVKKLERTRVALIVESAEPREVHHFCTLVGFGADGICPYLAVEAIWRLQVDGKIPPKSSGEFHSKEELIKKYYRASQYGMMKVLAKMGISTLASYKGAQIFEAVGLSSDVMDRCFAGTPSRVEGATFEALAHDALHLHDIAFPSRALPPTSAEAVALPNPGDYHWRKGGEIHLNDPLAISKLQEAARGNSVAAYKEYSKRIQELNKSCNLRGLLKFKEAAVQIPLEEVEPASEIVKRFCTGAMSYGSISLEAHTTLAMAMNKIGGKSNTGEGGENPSRMEPLSDGSMNPKRSAIKQVASGRFGVSSYYLTNADELQIKMAQGAKPGEGGELPGHKVIGDIAITRNSTAGVGLISPPPHHDIYSIEDLAQLIYDLKNANPAARVSVKLVSEAGVGVIASGVVKGHADHILISGHDGGTGASRWTGIKSAGLPWELGLAETHQTLVANDLRGRTVLQTDGQLKTGRDVAMAALLGAEEFGFSTAPLITLGCIMMRKCHKNTCPVGIATQDPVLREKFAGEPEHVINFFFMIAEELREIMSQLGLRTINEMVGRSDLLEMDKDLIKDNEKLKTIDLSLLLKPAAEIRPEAAQYCVEKQDHGLDMALDQKLISLSAPALSKGLPVYMETPICNTNRAVGTMLSHEVTKRYHNIGLPADTIHVKLNGSAGQSLGAFLCSGIMLELEGDSNDYVGKGLSGGKIVVYPPKGSNFDPKENIIIGNVALYGATNGEAYFNGMAAERFCVRNSGAKAVVEGVGDHGCEYMTGGTVVVLGKTGRNFAAGMSGGIAYVFDEDSKFRSRCNAELVDLDNVEEEDDITTLRMMIQQHQRHTGSQLAKDVLSNFDKLLPSFVKVFPRDYKRILASLRKEEIAKRAAEKAAKEAEEQEEAELVEKDAFEELKKLAAANTMNEKASEEVKAKVSDRPSEVADAVKHRGFVAYERAGVSYRDPLVRMGDWKEVMEETKPGPLVKTQSARCMDCGTPFCHQENSGCPLGNKIPEFNELVYQNRWREALNRLLETNNFPEFTGRVCPAPCEGSCVLGIIENPVSIKSIECSIIDKAFEEGWMLPRPPLTRTGKKVAIVGSGPSGLAAADQLNRMGHSVTVFERSDRVGGLMMYGVPNMKTDKIDVVQRRVDLMEKEGVTFVVNASVGKDPSYSLDRLREENDAIILAVGATKPRDLPVPGRELSGVHFAMEFLHANTKSLLDSNLEDGNYISAKGKKVVVIGGGDTGTDCIGTSIRHGCNNIVNLELLPEPPRTRAPGNPWPQWPRIFRVDYGHQEAATKFGKDPRSYEVLTKRFIGDENGLVKGLEIVRVQWEKDASGRFQFKEVEGSEEIIGADLVLLAMGFLGPESTIADKLELERDNRSNFKAEYGRFSTNVDGVFAAGDCRRGQSLVVWAISEGRQAASEVDKYLLREENNVDSDRLDNTTNRQQDSNKQTVMTK, from the exons ATGCGTGTTTTGGGACATAATGGAGAAATTAACACGCTTCGGGGAAATGTCAACTG GATGAAGGCCCGGGAAGGTCTCCTTAAGTGCAGGGACCTTCAGTTGTCAAAGAACGAGATGAAGAAGCTTCTACCAATCGTAGATGCAAGCTCTTCTGATTCAG GGTCTTTTGATGGTGTCCTTGAGCTTTTAATACGAGCTGGAAGAAGTCTCCCAGAAGCtataatgatgatgatccctGAAGCTTGGCAGAATGACAAAAATATGGATCCTGAAAGGAAGGATTTGTATGAATATTTTTCAGCCCTAATGGAACCATGGGATGGTCCAGCTCTAATATCAT TTACTGATGGTCGCTATCTCGGAGCTACATTAGACCGAAATGGATTGCGTCCGGGCCGCTTTTATGTCACTCACAGCGGACGAGTCATAATGGCGAGTGAAGTTGGGGTCGTTGATATCCCACCAGAGGATGTATCTAGGAAAGGAAGACTGAATCCTGGAATGATGCTTCTTGTGGATTTTGAGAAGCATGTTGTTGTAGATGATGAAGCTTTGAAGCAGCAGTACTCAAAGGCACGACCATATGGAAAGTGGCTTGAAAGACAAAAGATTACACTTAAGAATATTGTTGAATCGGTTCGTGAGTCTGACAGGGTGTGTCCTCCTATAGCAGGAGTCATGCAA GCATCAAATAACGATGACAACATGGAAAACATGGGTCTGCGTGGCTTACTGGCTCCCCTAAAGGCTTTTGG TTATACTATTGAATCTATAGAGATGCTGCTGCTACCAATGGCCAAAGATGGTGTCGAGGCTCTTGGCTCGATGGGGAACGATGCTCCCTTGGCCGTGATGTCAAACAGGGAGAAACTCATTTTTGAGTATTTTAAACAAATGTTTGCTCAGGTTACGAATCCTCCAATTGATCCTATACGGGAGAAGATAGTTACTTCTATGGAGTGCATGGTTGGTCCAGAAGGGGATCTCACAGAGACCACCGAGGAACAATGCCACCGTCTATCATTGAAAGGCCCCCTTCTATCCATCGATGAAATGCAAGCAATTAAGAAAATGAACTACAGAGGCTGGCGTAGCAAAGTTTTAGATATAACCTATTCAAAGGAACGGGGCGGAAATGGATTGGAGGAGACACTAGATAGGATATGTTTGGAAGCACATAATGCAATTAAGGAGGGTTATACTACTTTGGTGCTTTCTGATCGAG CATTTTCACCAAACCGAGTTgctgttagctcactcttggcTGTCGGTGCTGTCCATCAACATTTAGTCAAGAAACTTGAGCGTACTCGTGTAGCATTGATTGTGGAATCTGCTGAACCCCGTGAAGTGCACCATTTCTGTACACTGGTAGGATTTGGTGCAGATGGTATCTGCCCATATTTGGCTGTAGAGGCCATTTGGAGACTTCAGGTTGATGGTAAGATCCCACCCAAATCTAGTGGTGAATTCCACTCAAAGGAAGAGCTAATCAAAAAGTATTATAGAGCAAGTCAATATGGAATGATGAAGGTTCTTGCTAAAATGGGTATATCGACGCTGGCCTCATACAAGGGTGCTCAAATTTTCGAGGCTGTTGGTCTTTCATCAGACGTGATGGATAGGTGCTTTGCAGGAACTCCAAGTAGAGTAGAAGGTGCAACATTTGAGGCTCTTGCTCACGATGCACTTCATTTGCATGATATTGCATTTCCATCACGAGCATTACCTCCCACAAGTGCTGAAGCTGTGGCACTGCCAAATCCGGGCGATTATCACTGGAGAAAAGGTGGTGAGATTCATCTGAACGATCCTCTTGCCATATCAAAGCTGCAAGAGGCAGCCAGGGGAAATAGTGTGGCTGCCTACAAAGAGTACTCCAAGCGCATACAGGAACTGAATAAATCCTGTAATCTGCGGGGACTTCTAAAATTCAAAGAAGCGGCTGTGCAAATTCCTTTAGAGGAAGTAGAGCCAGCTAGTGAAATTGTGAAGAGGTTCTGTACGGGAGCCATGAGTTATGGGTCCATTTCACTGGAGGCTCACACCACCCTTGCTATGGCAATGAATAAGATCGGAGGAAAGTCGAACACAG GTGAGGGCGGTGAAAACCCATCCCGTATGGAGCCACTTTCAGATGGTTCGATGAATCCTAAGAGGAGTGCAATCAAGCAGGTAGCAAGTGGGAGGTTTGGTGTTTCCAGTTATTACCTAACTAATGCTGATGAGCTTCAGATAAAAATGGCTCAG GGAGCAAAGCCTGGTGAAGGAGGGGAACTTCCTGGCCATAAGGTTATTGGGGATATTGCAATCACTCGAAATTCTACTGCTGGGGTGGGATTAATAAGCCCTCCTCCTCATCATGACATCTATTCTATCGAAGATCTTGCTCAACTGATTTATGATTTGAAG AATGCTAATCCAGCGGCAAGAGTTAGTGTGAAATTGGTTTCTGAAGCTGGTGTTGGAGTAATTGCTAGTGGTGTTGTAAAGGGGCATGCTGACCATATTTTAATTTCCGGACACGATGGAGGTACAGGGGCCTCTCGGTGGACTGGTATTAAGAGTGCTGGGCTTCCATGGGAACTTGGTCTTGCGGAGACCCATCAAACTCTTGTTGCTAATGATCTCCGTGGCCGAACAGTTCTCCAGACTGACGGCCAACTTAAAACTGGAAGAGATGTTGCCATGGCTGCACTTCTTGGCGCAGAGGAATTTGGTTTCAGCACAGCTCCTCTCATAACTCTTGGTTGCATTATGATGCGGAAGTGCCACAAAAACACTTGCCCAGTTGGCATTGCAACTCAAGATCCAGTTCTTAGAGAAAAATTTGCTGGAGAACCTGAACATGTCATTAATTTCTTCTTCATGATTGCTGAAGAATTAAGGGAAATTATGTCTCAGCTTGGATTAAGAACCATCAATGAGATGGTTGGTCGATCAGACTTGCTAGAAATGGATAAAGATCTGATCAAGGATAATGAGAAGCTTAAGACTATCGATCTCTCTCTATTACTTAAACCGGCTGCTGAGATTCGTCCGGAAGCAGCACAGTATTGTGTAGAGAAGCAAGACCATGGCCTAGACATGGCTTTGGACCAGAAACTGATATCATTGTCTGCACCAGCCTTGTCAAAAGGTCTTCCTGTGTATATGGAGACCCCTATCTGCAATACAAATCGGGCGGTTGGAACAATGTTAAGTCACGAAGTGACAAAGCGCTACCACAATATAGGCCTTCCTGCAGATACTATTCACGTTAAACTTAATGGAAGTGCGGGGCAGAGCCTTGGAGCTTTTCTGTGCTCTGGAATCATGCTGGAGCTTGAAGGTGACAGCAATGACTATGTTGGAAAGGGATTGTCTGGTGGCAAGATTGTTGTGTACCCTCCCAAAGGAAGCAACTTTGACCCAAAAGAAAACATCATAATAGGAAATGTGGCTCTTTATGGTGCAACAAATGGAGAAGCTTACTTTAATGGGATGGCTGCTGAAAGATTCTGTGTACGTAATTCAGGTGCTAAAGCAGTTGTAGAAGGTGTTGGTGATCATGGTTGCGAGTATATGACTGGAGGGACTGTTGTTGTGCTTGGGAAAACTGGGCGCAATTTTGCAGCTGGCATGAGTGGTGGTATAGCTTATGTTTTCGATGAGGATTCCAAGTTCCGTTCTAGATGCAATGCTGAGCTTGTTGATCTGGATAATGTTGAAGAAGAGGATGACATCACAACTCTTAGGATGATGATACAGCAACATCAGCGGCACACAGGCAGCCAGCTAGCCAAAGACGTGCTTTCGAACTTTGATAAACTCTTGCCTTCATTTGTTAAGGTCTTTCCAAGGGATTACAAACGAATACTAGCAAGCCTTAGGAAGGAGGAAATTGCAAAAAGGGCTGCAGAAAAGGCTGCTAAAGAAGCTGAAGAGCAAGAAGAAGCAGAGTTAGTTGAAAAAGATGCTTTTGAAGAGCTAAAGAAATTGGCAGCTGCTAATACCATGAATGAGAAAGCTAGTGAG GAAGTGAAGGCTAAAGTATCAGACAGACCATCTGAGGTAGCTGATGCTGTCAAGCATAGAGGTTTTGTTGCATATGAGCGTGCAGGAGTTTCATATAGGGATCCCCTTGTTCGGATGGGTGACTGGAAAGAAGTTATGGAAGAGACAAAGCCTGGACCGCTTGTAAAGACACAGTCTGCTCGCTGTATGGACTGTGGCACTCCTTTTTGTCATCAA GAGAATTCTGGATGTCCTCTTGGAAATAAAATACCTGAATTCAACGAGTTGGTGTACCAAAATAGGTGGCGTGAAGCACTCAATCGGCTTCTGGAGACCAATAATTTTCCAGAGTTTACTGGCCGAGTATGCCCAGCACCGTGTGAGGGTTCTTGTGTGCTTGGTATTATTGAAAATCCAGTTTCTATTAAGAGCATTGAGTGTTCGATCATCGACAAAGCCTTTGAGGAAGGTTGGATGCTGCCCCGACCTCCACTAACGAGAACAGG GAAAAAAGTTGCCATTGTTGGGAGTGGACCTTCTGGTTTGGCAGCTGCTGATCAGCTAAATAGAATGGGTCATTCTGTGACAGTCTTTGAGCGGTCCGATCGAGTTGGGGGCCTGATGATGTATGGAGTCCCAAATATGAAAACGGATAAAATTGATGTTGTTCAAAGGCGGGTTGACCTTATGGAGAAAGAAGGAGTGACATTTGTTGTCAATGCCAGTGTTGGCAAAGATCCGTCCTATTCCCTGGATCGACTTCGTGAGGAGAATGATGCAATAATTTTGGCCGTAGGAGCTACAAAGCCAAG GGACCTTCCTGTTCCTGGAAGGGAGTTGTCAGGAGTCCATTTTGCGATGGAGTTTCTTCATGCCAATACGAAGAGCTTGCTTGATAGCAATCTTGAGGATGGTAACTACATATCAGCCAAAGGAAAGAAAGTTGTTGTAATTGGTGGAGGTGACACAGGAACAGATTGCATAGGGACCTCTATTAGACACGGTTGCAATAACATTGTTAATTTGGAGCTTCTTCCTGAGCCACCTAGAACAAGAGCACCGGGTAACCCCTGGCCACAG TGGCCTCGTATATTCCGTGTTGATTATGGGCACCAAGAAGCTGCTACCAAGTTTGGAAAAGACCCCAGGTCCTATGAGGTATTGACTAAGCGGTTCATTGGAGATGAAAATGGTCTTGTGAAAGGACTAGAAATAGTGCGCGTACAATGGGAGAAGGATGCCAGTGGAAGGTTTCAGTTTAAGGAAGTTGAGGGTTCGGAGGAGATCATCGGGGCTGATTTAGTCCTCCTAGCCATGGGTTTTCTAGGGCCCGAGTCG ACTATAGCGGACAAACTGGAGTTGGAACGAGATAATAGATCAAACTTCAAAGCTGAATATGGCCGTTTCTCAACCAATGTAGATGGCGTGTTTGCTGCTGGTGATTGTCGACGTGGTCAATCATTGGTGGTATGGGCCATTTCAGAAGGCCGACAAGCTGCTTCTGAAGTCGACAAGTACCTTCTTAGAGAGGAAAACAATGTCGATTCAGATCGACTAGATAATACCACCAATAGGCAGCAAGATAGCAACAAGCAGACAGTAATGACAAAGTAA